The Calditrichota bacterium region CTCGCGTCCTGAACTCATGTGGCACCTGCAGTACTGGGCAGCCAAAAGGCACCGCACTGCGGCACAGGTGCTCCCTCTGTTTCCGGACGAACCCCTTGACCTTCCTGACATTCCGGATTATGACGAGCGCACTGTCCTGCGCCACGAAATGGAGACCTTGGGGTTCCTCATCAGTCGCCACCCGCTGACCCTGTACCAGGAGCGCCTCAAGGGGTTGGACTATGTGCCGGCCAAAGAGCTCCACCGCTACGCCGGGCGGGCTGTGACGACCATCGGCTGGTGGGTGACCGGCAAGGTCGTCTCCACCAAGCGCGACGAACCGATGGAGTTTATGAGTTTTGAAGACACCACCGCGCTCTATGAGACGGTCTTTTTCCCGCAGGCCTACGCCAAATTCGCGCGGATGATCAGCGACACCCGCCCCTACGTGCTGCGCGGGCGCGTGCAGGAAGAGTACGGCGCGGTGACCCTCAACGTGTTCGACGTCCGTTTTCTGTAAGATTCCTGTTGATTAATTGTCAGGAATTTTACATCTTGTCACTGCCAAGTCCTGGTAAAGCCCAGGAGGCCAAGCTGGCAGGCAACGACGCGGCGCGCCATGGACATTGTAGACAAGCTACGCTGGATCGACTCCATAAGCCTCTCCACGCCACCAACACAGCCAAAGGTCGGTGGCAGGGACATTGAGGCTCACTTCCCCGGGCGGCTTCTGCAGACGCCGATGGGGAGCTGCTTTGCCAGCACCTTTCGACAGCCGCTTGCGGTCGCGGATATCCTGGCCCGCTCCTTCGGGTTGCTCCAACTGGTGGGCAAGGACGAGTCGTTGCAGACCCTCGACCTGCGCCGTGCGGCCTTTGTGGACTGCGAAACCACAGGGTTAGCCGGTGGCTCCGGCACCTACTGCTTCCTGGTCGGCATTGGGACCCTCGTCGACGGCGACGCCGTCATCAAGCAGTTCTTCATGCGCAACTTGAGCGAGGAACCTGCCCTCCTTCATGCCGTGCGCGACGAGCTCAGCGCCTGCGAAGGCCTGGTCACTTACAACGGCAAGGCCTACGATTACCCCCTCCTGCTCACGCGTTTTGCCCTGCGCCGCATGCCTGCGCCACAGCCCTTGCTGCACCTGGACCTACTGCACGCGGCCCGCCGCCTGTGGCGCGACCGTATCGAGGCGATGACGCTAAACGCCGTGGAGACGCAGCTCCTGGGCATCAGACGCGCCCAGGACGTTCCAGGCCATCTCATCCCCAGCCTCTACTTTGCCTACCTGCGCTCCCGGGACGCTGCACAAATGCCGTTGGTCTTCGAGCACAACCGCCAGGACATTCTCTCCCTCATGCACCTTGCCGCAAAGCTCCTCCAGCTCCATGCGGAACCACACACGTTCGCCAGGGAAGGCAACGATTTGCTCGCCCTCGGCCGCGTCTACGAGGACTTGCGCCTGTTCCAACGCAGCGCCGCCCTTTACGAACTTGCTCGTGCCAAGGGGCTGGACCCACGAGCGTCCACGCCGGCGTTGGTGCGCCTCAGCCTCTGCTACAAGCGCCTGGGCCAGTTGGATAGGGCCATCGCACTCTGGGAGGAAATGGTCGCCCAAGGGGCCGGCGGTGTTTTCCCCTACGTGGAGCTGGCCAAATACTACGAACACCGCGCCCGCCAGTACCAGCGGGCAATGGAGCTGGTCGACCGCGCCTTGCACGCTCTGGAGGTGGACGAGCTCTACGGCGACAGGTGGCAAGCGGAAGAACAACGCGCTGAGCTCCTGCACCGGCGCCGGCGCCTCCTCGCCAGGATGAGGAAAGCACCAATCAGCCAGAACTTTCCGCTCGAGGACCCTCGCCGATGACCGTCGCTCAGATCTTGGACAGGCTGCAGCAGACACCGGAGTTTCGAGACAACGTCACCCACTGGCAGGTTCTGCCGGCGCGGGCTGCACAGTACACGGACTTTCCGGCGCACTTGAACCAACGGCTGGTGGCGGCGGTCAAGGAGATGGGCATCCGTCAACTTTACAGTCACCAGGGGGCCGCGTTGCAAGCCCTGGCCACCGGGCGACATGTGGTGGTGGTCACCCCCACTGCCTCCGGCAAGACTCTATGCTACAACCTGCCCGTGCTCAACACAATCCTCGGCGAGCCGGAGGCGCGCGCCTTGTACCTCTTTCCCACCAAGGCACTTTCCCAGGACCAGGTGGCCGAGCTGCACGACATTGTCACTCTGCTGGGTGAGGACATCAAGACGTTCACCTTTGACGGCGACACCCCGTCCTCGGCGCGGCAGGCCATCCGCACCTCAGGGCACATTGTAGTCACCAATCCTGACATGCTCCACCAGGGCATTCTGCCCCACCACACCAAGTGGCTGCGCCTGTTCGAAAACCTGCGCTACGTGGTCATCGACGAAATCCACAACTACCGGGGCGTTTTTGGCAGTCATTTGGCCAACGTCGTGCGCCGCCTGAAGCGCGTCTGCCGTTTCTATGGTTCCAACCCGCAGTTCATCTGCTGCTCTGCCACCGTGGCCAATCCCAAAGAGCTGGCCGAGCGGCTGGTCGAGGAGCAGGTGGAGCTCATTGACAACAACGGGGCACCGCGCGGGGAGAAGCATTTCATCCTGTACAATCCGCCGGTGGTGAACAGAGAGCTGGGCATTCGCCGGTCTTCGGTGCGCGAGGCGCAGAAGATTGCCCGCTACTTCCTGGCCGGCGATGTGCAGACCATCCTGTTCGCGCGCAGCCGTCTACGGGTGGAGATCCTTCTCAGCTACCTTAAAGAGACCATGCGCCAGTTGCACAAACCAGAAAGCCGTGTGCGCGGCTATCGCGGCGGCTATCTGCCCAACGAGCGGCGCGAGATTGAAAGGGGGCTGCGCAGCGGCGAGATACTCGGCGTGGTCAGCACCAATGCCTTAGAGTTGGGCATCGACATCGGACAGTTAGATGCCTGCATCATGGCGGGCTACCCGGGGACGATCGCCAGCACCTGGCAACAGGCCGGTCGCGCAGGGCGCCGCCTGGATGCCTCGGTGGCAATCCTGGTGGCCTCCAGCGCGCCTCTTGACCAGTACATCGTCAACCATCCTGAGTACTTCTTCGGACAGCCCCCCGAAGCCGGCATCATCGACCCGAACAACCTCCTGGTGCTCATGAGCCATGTCAAATGCGCGGCGTTCGAGCTCCCCTTCGAGGAGGGCGAGCGCTTTGGCGTGGAGACCACCGGCAAGATCCTCGACTACTTGGAGCAGAACCAGGTACTGCACCGCAGCGAGGGCAAATACCACTGGGCCAGCGACATCTACCCGGCTGAGGAAGTAAGCCTACGCAGTGCCTCCACCGGCAATTTCGTCATCATCGATACCACGACAAAGGGCAAGGAGCGGGTCATCGGCGAGGTCGACCAATTTAGCGCGCCAATGCTCGTGCATGAGGGGGCCATCTACATGCACGAGAGCAAGCAATACCACGTGGACACCTTGGACTGGGAGCGCCGCAAGGCCT contains the following coding sequences:
- a CDS encoding DNA polymerase III subunit alpha codes for the protein AAVISNQGGYYSTFAYLSEARRMGLKVLLPDVNRSERHYTGRGQELRVGLMQIKGLSEGSIAAILAARAHGPFRSFDDFLQRVRIDPAQVRLLIKAGAFDCVEPHASRPELMWHLQYWAAKRHRTAAQVLPLFPDEPLDLPDIPDYDERTVLRHEMETLGFLISRHPLTLYQERLKGLDYVPAKELHRYAGRAVTTIGWWVTGKVVSTKRDEPMEFMSFEDTTALYETVFFPQAYAKFARMISDTRPYVLRGRVQEEYGAVTLNVFDVRFL
- a CDS encoding ribonuclease H-like domain-containing protein; translated protein: MDIVDKLRWIDSISLSTPPTQPKVGGRDIEAHFPGRLLQTPMGSCFASTFRQPLAVADILARSFGLLQLVGKDESLQTLDLRRAAFVDCETTGLAGGSGTYCFLVGIGTLVDGDAVIKQFFMRNLSEEPALLHAVRDELSACEGLVTYNGKAYDYPLLLTRFALRRMPAPQPLLHLDLLHAARRLWRDRIEAMTLNAVETQLLGIRRAQDVPGHLIPSLYFAYLRSRDAAQMPLVFEHNRQDILSLMHLAAKLLQLHAEPHTFAREGNDLLALGRVYEDLRLFQRSAALYELARAKGLDPRASTPALVRLSLCYKRLGQLDRAIALWEEMVAQGAGGVFPYVELAKYYEHRARQYQRAMELVDRALHALEVDELYGDRWQAEEQRAELLHRRRRLLARMRKAPISQNFPLEDPRR
- a CDS encoding DEAD/DEAH box helicase → MTVAQILDRLQQTPEFRDNVTHWQVLPARAAQYTDFPAHLNQRLVAAVKEMGIRQLYSHQGAALQALATGRHVVVVTPTASGKTLCYNLPVLNTILGEPEARALYLFPTKALSQDQVAELHDIVTLLGEDIKTFTFDGDTPSSARQAIRTSGHIVVTNPDMLHQGILPHHTKWLRLFENLRYVVIDEIHNYRGVFGSHLANVVRRLKRVCRFYGSNPQFICCSATVANPKELAERLVEEQVELIDNNGAPRGEKHFILYNPPVVNRELGIRRSSVREAQKIARYFLAGDVQTILFARSRLRVEILLSYLKETMRQLHKPESRVRGYRGGYLPNERREIERGLRSGEILGVVSTNALELGIDIGQLDACIMAGYPGTIASTWQQAGRAGRRLDASVAILVASSAPLDQYIVNHPEYFFGQPPEAGIIDPNNLLVLMSHVKCAAFELPFEEGERFGVETTGKILDYLEQNQVLHRSEGKYHWASDIYPAEEVSLRSASTGNFVIIDTTTKGKERVIGEVDQFSAPMLVHEGAIYMHESKQYHVDTLDWERRKAYVHEVAVDHYTDAEEKSHIRVLDVEAQEAVPGGNKALGEVSVTTIPTIYKKIKFGTHENVGWGKINLPELELHTTAYWWEITPEQLAPLALNQATLADALKAVANVLANVAPVFALCDPRDIRAVPMVRSPFSELPTVYIYESHPGGVGLSRRLFHLHADLLAAARDLIARCPCTGGCPSCVGPPLEVGQTGKAEALRLLGLGVGQ